Proteins found in one Labrenzia sp. VG12 genomic segment:
- a CDS encoding polysaccharide biosynthesis/export family protein, protein MRMRALVVLALCLGLVACSGYRQPPTAFHETLTQPYRLDSSDRLRIIVFGQDDLSNTYVVDQAGYISFPLVGSVAARGKTQQGLAAEIATKLRQGYIRDPDVSVEVDTYRPIFVMGEVQNAGQYNYVAGMTVQNAIATAGGFSARAQQADVDITRQINGEILNGRVPISDPVRPGDTIYVRERYF, encoded by the coding sequence ATGCGAATGAGAGCGCTTGTTGTTCTGGCGCTGTGCCTGGGCCTTGTTGCTTGCAGCGGGTACAGACAACCGCCGACAGCATTTCATGAAACGCTGACACAGCCCTATCGCTTGGATTCAAGCGACAGGCTGCGCATCATCGTGTTTGGTCAGGACGACCTGTCCAACACCTATGTTGTTGATCAGGCTGGCTATATTTCATTCCCACTGGTGGGGAGCGTTGCCGCGCGCGGCAAAACCCAGCAGGGTCTGGCAGCAGAAATTGCCACCAAGCTGCGCCAGGGCTACATCCGCGATCCGGACGTCTCCGTCGAAGTCGACACCTATCGCCCGATCTTTGTCATGGGCGAAGTGCAAAATGCAGGCCAGTACAACTATGTGGCCGGCATGACCGTCCAGAACGCCATTGCCACCGCCGGCGGTTTCAGCGCGCGGGCCCAGCAGGCGGATGTGGATATCACCCGTCAGATCAATGGCGAAATTCTAAACGGACGTGTGCCCATTTCGGACCCTGTCCGCCCCGGAGACACGATTTACGTCCGCGAGCGCTATTTTTAG
- a CDS encoding exopolysaccharide transport family protein: MNAERQTHSEDDMALDLAGLLRTIARSLGWLLPLTLFVAVAVFMGLQLVAPKYKGEARLIIESTDNLPGASRGQEEERALLDSEGVASQVQLLMSADLARRVANKLNLAAIPEFDARGGGNPLDALFSLIGLRGQTAGNSEEERVLKHFYENLDIYRLEGSRVIAVDYTAESPALAARVANTIVDEYLAVQSSAKRETTELASAALQPQIAELRKEVQAARKAVSDFRARADLLIGADNIPLNQQQLAETSSAYSEAQAAKAESQAKADLIRELLNSGGSLETASDVLNSTLIQRLRERQVEIQSNIAELSITLLPSHPQLKALQSQLGDYDRQIRAEARKILQGLENDAKVADQRARALGAQLDELKTAAAKSNADQARLTELEREANAKAAQLDQLLLSFQEADSRLRAQVLPADARIISRASVPVEPDSPKIIASTIIAALVTLILGMAFVLMREFLNGNALYRMNEAPAARPEPVVPEGAAPDTRRAEREPEDGFGWQRGYGQTVASYRMEPGGWSGAPKSSSDNEPVEPIRSRPAQREADDEEFEQEANTGRRSTRRPPRTSRYDHDVSPDWVGDLRSAHAGDDAPAEDVRRPAPQPSETQLQATHAADIDASGRVVVLSVDDDALSHDLAFDLVRRAAIGGRSALIMEVFPEQANAKAAEGFSDIVSGNVPFAKAVYRDAASKAHIIEAGRVAVTDDMVDTDRFKLALEAIKSTYETVVVDLGAIDGSLASARMLSFADRVLIAASAPDHGHELQSAANLLAHNTGAKVEVVIPGDDGPGPRRNDDGHAA, encoded by the coding sequence ATGAACGCTGAGCGGCAGACACATTCTGAGGACGATATGGCGCTGGACCTGGCCGGTCTTCTGCGCACCATCGCGCGCTCTCTCGGCTGGCTGTTGCCGCTGACACTGTTTGTCGCCGTGGCGGTCTTCATGGGCCTGCAACTCGTGGCTCCCAAATACAAGGGCGAAGCGCGGCTGATCATCGAGAGCACTGACAATCTGCCGGGAGCGTCACGCGGGCAGGAAGAGGAGAGGGCCCTTCTCGACAGCGAAGGTGTCGCCAGCCAGGTGCAGCTTCTGATGTCTGCGGACCTCGCCCGCCGTGTTGCCAACAAGCTCAACCTGGCCGCAATACCGGAATTTGACGCCCGGGGCGGCGGCAATCCGCTCGATGCGCTGTTCTCGCTCATTGGTCTTCGCGGCCAGACAGCGGGCAACAGCGAAGAAGAGCGGGTGCTCAAGCACTTTTACGAAAACCTGGACATATACCGTCTGGAAGGGTCCCGCGTGATCGCGGTGGATTACACCGCTGAAAGCCCGGCTCTCGCGGCCAGGGTCGCAAACACGATCGTGGACGAATATCTCGCCGTGCAATCGAGCGCGAAACGGGAAACGACCGAACTGGCCTCTGCCGCGCTGCAGCCGCAGATCGCGGAATTGCGCAAGGAGGTTCAGGCCGCGCGCAAGGCCGTGTCGGATTTCCGTGCCCGGGCCGATCTCCTGATCGGGGCCGACAATATTCCGCTCAATCAGCAGCAGCTTGCCGAAACCAGTTCGGCTTACTCCGAGGCGCAGGCGGCCAAGGCCGAATCGCAGGCCAAGGCGGACCTGATCCGTGAATTGCTGAACTCCGGCGGATCCCTCGAGACGGCCAGTGACGTGTTGAATTCCACCCTGATCCAGCGCCTGCGAGAGCGCCAGGTCGAGATCCAGTCCAACATCGCCGAGCTGTCGATCACCCTGCTGCCGAGCCATCCGCAGCTGAAGGCGCTCCAGTCGCAACTGGGAGACTATGATCGCCAGATCCGCGCAGAGGCACGCAAAATCCTGCAGGGGCTGGAGAACGACGCCAAGGTCGCCGACCAGCGGGCGCGCGCTCTTGGTGCTCAGCTGGACGAGCTCAAGACAGCGGCAGCCAAATCCAATGCCGATCAGGCGAGGCTGACCGAACTGGAACGCGAAGCCAACGCCAAGGCGGCCCAGCTCGATCAGCTGCTGCTCAGTTTCCAGGAAGCCGATTCGAGATTGCGGGCGCAGGTGCTGCCCGCCGATGCCCGGATCATCTCCCGGGCCAGTGTGCCGGTTGAACCGGATTCGCCGAAGATCATTGCAAGCACCATCATTGCAGCGCTCGTGACGCTGATCCTCGGCATGGCCTTTGTTCTGATGCGCGAGTTTCTGAACGGCAACGCGCTCTATAGAATGAACGAGGCTCCGGCGGCACGGCCTGAGCCGGTGGTCCCGGAGGGCGCTGCGCCGGACACGCGGCGGGCCGAGCGGGAACCGGAGGACGGGTTTGGCTGGCAGCGCGGCTACGGGCAGACCGTTGCAAGTTACCGCATGGAACCAGGTGGCTGGTCTGGGGCGCCGAAATCCTCCTCCGACAATGAGCCTGTTGAACCGATCAGGTCTAGACCTGCGCAGCGCGAAGCCGATGACGAAGAATTCGAGCAGGAGGCGAATACAGGCCGGCGGTCAACGCGCAGGCCTCCAAGAACGTCCCGTTACGATCATGACGTGTCTCCCGACTGGGTTGGCGACCTGAGAAGCGCGCACGCTGGGGATGACGCGCCGGCTGAAGATGTCCGGCGTCCGGCGCCGCAGCCTTCCGAAACCCAATTGCAGGCAACGCATGCGGCCGACATCGATGCCAGCGGCCGCGTCGTGGTTCTGAGCGTTGACGACGACGCGCTGTCGCACGATCTGGCATTTGACCTTGTCCGCAGGGCCGCGATCGGTGGCCGGTCGGCGCTGATCATGGAAGTCTTTCCAGAGCAGGCCAACGCAAAGGCGGCTGAAGGCTTTTCCGATATCGTTTCCGGAAATGTGCCGTTCGCGAAAGCTGTTTATCGTGATGCGGCGTCGAAGGCTCATATCATCGAGGCCGGGCGTGTCGCGGTTACCGACGACATGGTCGACACCGACCGTTTCAAGCTGGCGCTCGAGGCAATCAAGTCAACCTACGAAACGGTGGTCGTTGATCTCGGTGCCATTGACGGGTCCCTGGCCAGCGCACGGATGTTGAGCTTTGCGGATCGGGTTCTGATCGCAGCGAGCGCGCCTGATCACGGTCACGAATTGCAAAGCGCGGCAAACCTTCTGGCGCATAACACGGGCGCCAAGGTCGAGGTTGTCATTCCCGGCGATGACGGCCCGGGCCCGCGGCGCAACGACGATGGCCACGCCGCCTGA
- a CDS encoding O-antigen ligase, producing MSIAADPYGGAPIARSPVGLPAKSLGNGALWVAAFLSGFVIEEPAPYELYMVLLTVVWLACGLKLRREFGPLIICMMLYAAGGVASIPLAEKMGDAMMYIAVTGFLAITAIFYAAIIAEKPERCRVIQNGYTISAVLVASIGIAGYFNLFPGAEYFTLYDRARGTFQDPNVFGPFLVLPTALIIQKLLRESVLRNLLLLLPLAILLLGVFLSFSRGAWGVLAAAVLMVYLLALITEQNGLRRARLVFLGVMGLFAFFGLIAAALSIDTVAEMFQQRARLVQEYDGARLGRFARYALGFQLVMEHPLGIGPLEFNKYFPEDEHNVYLKGFTTYGWLGGIVYIILAIWTVCAMVPLLFKSRPWTAFTQCVFAVFVSHLLLSVIIDTDHWRSMYMLYGLAWGLIAAEKLGKGRSRPTLQRASTQS from the coding sequence TTGAGCATCGCGGCCGACCCATATGGCGGCGCGCCGATCGCGCGTTCGCCTGTCGGTCTTCCGGCCAAAAGCCTGGGCAATGGCGCGCTCTGGGTTGCCGCCTTTCTGTCCGGTTTCGTCATTGAGGAACCGGCGCCCTACGAACTCTACATGGTGCTGCTGACGGTTGTCTGGCTGGCCTGCGGCCTCAAGCTGCGCCGCGAATTCGGGCCGCTGATCATCTGCATGATGCTCTATGCGGCCGGCGGTGTTGCCTCCATTCCGCTCGCCGAGAAGATGGGCGACGCGATGATGTATATCGCCGTCACCGGGTTTCTGGCGATCACGGCGATCTTCTATGCCGCCATTATTGCAGAGAAACCCGAGCGCTGCCGCGTCATCCAGAACGGCTATACGATCAGTGCAGTCCTGGTCGCGTCCATCGGCATTGCCGGCTATTTCAATCTCTTTCCGGGCGCCGAGTATTTCACGCTCTATGACCGGGCGCGCGGCACGTTCCAGGATCCCAACGTGTTCGGTCCATTCCTGGTGTTACCAACCGCGCTGATCATCCAGAAGCTCCTGCGCGAGTCGGTGCTGCGCAATCTGCTTTTGCTTCTGCCGCTCGCAATCCTGCTGCTCGGCGTGTTCCTGAGCTTTTCGCGCGGTGCCTGGGGCGTGCTGGCCGCCGCCGTGCTGATGGTCTATCTGCTCGCGCTGATCACCGAACAGAACGGGCTGCGCCGGGCGCGGCTCGTGTTTCTCGGAGTGATGGGCCTGTTCGCCTTTTTCGGCCTGATCGCCGCGGCCCTGTCCATCGACACCGTGGCCGAGATGTTCCAGCAGCGCGCACGCCTCGTTCAGGAATATGATGGCGCCCGTCTCGGCCGGTTTGCCCGATACGCCCTCGGTTTCCAGCTGGTGATGGAACATCCGCTCGGCATTGGTCCGCTTGAGTTCAACAAGTATTTCCCGGAAGACGAACACAATGTCTACCTGAAGGGCTTCACCACTTACGGCTGGCTCGGCGGTATCGTCTACATCATCCTGGCGATCTGGACGGTTTGCGCCATGGTGCCGCTCCTGTTCAAGTCCCGCCCCTGGACAGCCTTCACGCAATGTGTCTTTGCCGTTTTTGTCTCCCACCTGCTCTTGTCGGTGATCATCGACACGGATCACTGGCGCAGCATGTACATGCTTTACGGCCTTGCCTGGGGGCTGATTGCAGCAGAGAAACTGGGCAAGGGCCGCTCTCGCCCTACTCTTCAACGCGCCTCGACCCAAAGCTGA
- a CDS encoding undecaprenyl-phosphate glucose phosphotransferase → MNTPAFKPSDPVDPKPFSEGSPLGHRLEKHFRHTVHGAAGQTNIEMLSAANSSLSTDAIEIAQGLGGKGVSVPVVTGILRLTDVCLIVGMAFAATLTAPEAAWFGLPNLYATAVAVLFALAFFQAADVYQVPVMRQGLSQLGRVAAGWTLVFAMFALLRSTTGIGAGLSDTWIGAWYALSLTGLCLSRLVVFRLVRHWMNSGRLERRAIIVGGGTAAQELIHDLEAQADNDIRICGIFDDRSNDRSPPVVAGYPKLGNISALVEFARLARIDMLIVCIPLRAEQRVLELLKKLWVLPVDIRLSAHTDKVRFRNRGASFIGTVPFVDVVEKPIADWDMVAKRIFDLVFATAAIITLFPVMIAAAIAVKIDSKGPILFKQKRYGFNNEIIEILKFRSMYTEMADPDAKKVVTKGDPRVTRVGRFIRKTSIDELPQLFNVLGGSLSLVGPRPHAVNAHTDNKTWDDVVDGYFARHKVKPGVTGWAQINGWRGEVDTPDKIQKRVECDVYYIENWSILFDLQILFLTPFRLLNTENAY, encoded by the coding sequence ATGAACACACCCGCATTCAAACCCTCGGACCCGGTTGATCCGAAGCCTTTTTCGGAAGGTTCTCCCCTGGGGCACAGGTTGGAAAAACATTTCCGGCACACCGTTCACGGTGCAGCCGGCCAAACCAATATTGAAATGCTGTCGGCGGCGAATTCCAGCCTGTCGACGGATGCCATCGAAATTGCACAGGGTCTTGGCGGCAAGGGTGTTTCGGTTCCCGTTGTTACGGGCATCCTGCGTCTGACAGACGTCTGTTTGATCGTCGGAATGGCGTTCGCCGCCACCTTGACCGCGCCCGAAGCGGCCTGGTTCGGCCTGCCGAACCTCTATGCCACCGCGGTCGCCGTCCTGTTCGCACTTGCCTTCTTTCAGGCCGCGGATGTCTATCAGGTCCCGGTCATGCGCCAGGGCCTGTCTCAGCTTGGCCGGGTCGCCGCCGGCTGGACGCTGGTCTTTGCCATGTTCGCGCTGTTGCGCTCGACCACCGGTATTGGAGCCGGTCTTTCCGACACCTGGATTGGCGCCTGGTACGCGCTCAGCCTCACGGGGCTGTGCCTGTCGCGTCTCGTTGTCTTCCGGCTGGTCCGCCACTGGATGAATTCGGGCCGATTGGAACGGCGCGCCATCATTGTTGGCGGCGGCACCGCGGCCCAGGAGCTGATCCACGACCTGGAAGCCCAGGCTGACAACGACATCCGGATCTGCGGCATCTTCGACGACCGCTCCAATGACCGGTCGCCGCCAGTTGTCGCCGGATATCCGAAACTTGGCAACATCAGCGCCCTTGTCGAATTTGCCCGCCTCGCCCGCATCGACATGCTGATCGTCTGCATTCCGCTGCGCGCCGAGCAGCGCGTGCTGGAGCTTTTGAAGAAACTCTGGGTGCTGCCGGTCGACATCCGCCTGTCGGCGCATACCGACAAGGTGCGCTTCCGCAACCGCGGTGCCAGCTTCATCGGCACTGTGCCCTTTGTCGACGTCGTCGAAAAGCCGATTGCCGACTGGGACATGGTCGCCAAGCGGATCTTCGATCTTGTGTTCGCAACAGCTGCAATCATCACGCTCTTCCCGGTCATGATCGCAGCAGCGATTGCCGTCAAAATCGACAGCAAGGGGCCGATCCTGTTCAAACAGAAGCGCTACGGCTTCAATAACGAGATCATTGAGATCCTGAAGTTCCGGTCCATGTATACGGAGATGGCCGATCCCGACGCGAAAAAGGTAGTGACCAAGGGCGATCCGCGTGTCACGCGTGTCGGCCGGTTCATCCGCAAGACCTCGATCGACGAATTGCCCCAGCTGTTCAACGTGCTTGGCGGCAGCCTGTCCCTGGTTGGACCTCGGCCGCATGCGGTCAACGCTCACACCGACAACAAGACCTGGGACGACGTGGTCGACGGCTATTTCGCCCGCCACAAGGTCAAGCCGGGCGTGACCGGCTGGGCCCAGATCAATGGCTGGCGCGGTGAAGTCGACACGCCGGACAAGATCCAGAAACGCGTCGAATGCGATGTCTACTACATCGAGAACTGGTCGATCCTGTTTGATCTGCAGATCCTGTTCCTGACGCCCTTCCGGCTGCTCAACACGGAGAATGCCTATTGA
- a CDS encoding site-specific integrase, with protein sequence MASIRKRSGKYHVQVRRQGFPTQTKSFSHLKDAKEWARQKELEADRGELESSKADLKKYTLGDIVTRYLDEVVPLKKQSVETTTLKAFLRHPICSKRLDLLTTADFAAYRDERLQSIAPISLKRQLAPISHAFEISKTEWDIPIRDNPVEKLTLKARDNRRERRLKEGEQEKLIEAARTRQNPLIEKVIKFAIETGMRRGEILGLRWDQVDLKRRSVTILEAKNGYSRTTPLTPGAFALLQAMRSEAEDENLMSKRVFPLSPVALRMAWQRMLAKTDIEDLHFHDLRHEAISRFFEMGLTVPEVASISGHRDMKMLMRYAHADTTRLAKKLEAAE encoded by the coding sequence ATGGCTTCGATCAGAAAGCGCTCTGGCAAATATCACGTTCAGGTCAGGCGACAGGGTTTCCCAACGCAGACAAAGAGTTTTTCCCACCTGAAGGACGCAAAAGAATGGGCTCGGCAGAAGGAGCTTGAAGCGGACAGAGGCGAGTTGGAAAGCAGCAAAGCAGATCTCAAAAAGTACACTTTGGGTGACATCGTTACCCGCTATCTGGATGAGGTAGTCCCCCTCAAAAAGCAGTCAGTTGAGACCACTACGCTCAAAGCCTTCCTGAGGCACCCCATCTGCTCCAAACGTCTTGATTTGCTGACAACTGCTGATTTTGCGGCCTATCGCGACGAGCGACTGCAATCCATTGCTCCTATCAGTCTGAAACGACAACTGGCTCCCATCAGCCACGCCTTTGAAATCTCCAAAACAGAATGGGACATTCCGATCAGGGATAACCCGGTCGAAAAGCTGACATTGAAGGCACGGGACAATCGGCGGGAACGAAGGCTCAAGGAGGGGGAGCAGGAAAAGCTCATTGAAGCAGCCAGAACACGACAAAATCCGTTGATTGAAAAAGTCATCAAATTCGCAATTGAAACAGGTATGAGACGTGGTGAAATCCTTGGGTTGCGCTGGGATCAAGTGGACTTGAAACGACGCTCTGTGACTATCCTCGAGGCAAAGAACGGTTATTCACGGACCACTCCGCTGACACCGGGGGCTTTTGCACTTTTGCAAGCTATGAGGAGTGAGGCAGAAGACGAAAACCTGATGTCTAAACGCGTGTTTCCCCTGTCTCCCGTCGCCTTACGGATGGCTTGGCAGAGGATGCTGGCAAAGACAGATATCGAGGATCTTCACTTCCATGACCTCAGGCACGAAGCGATCAGCAGGTTCTTTGAGATGGGGTTGACCGTTCCTGAGGTGGCTTCGATTTCAGGGCATCGGGACATGAAGATGTTGATGCGCTACGCTCATGCGGACACGACTCGATTGGCGAAGAAGTTGGAAGCAGCAGAATGA
- a CDS encoding glycosyltransferase family 4 protein — protein sequence MTTTPMRIVHCVRSPIGGIFRHIRDLATCQAEAGHDVGLICDSSTGSAFDNQQLEELKPKLALGLARFPMQRQLTIQDLSATLALYRHIRDLKADILHGHGAKGGAYVRLIGSFLKLRGQKVKRVYCPHGGSLHYDPNRFEGRVYHTLERILGRLTDGLIFVSDYEAAAYESKVGHPRAQSRIVYNGLKQEEFAPVDVADNAGDFLYIGMLRDLKGPDLFIEALYNIRLKTGEAPRAHIVGEGPDEDRYRNMVNKLGLERTVTFHGALPAREAFKLARNVVIPSRAEAMPYIILEAVAAERPLVATRVGGIPEIFGKFAHRLIEPGHIGKLTTAMETALADPDRMTNQAKELRGCLAETFSVDLMNDRVTTLYQELQGLVPADSSTPVSADSASTVSRAQTAYARSSNR from the coding sequence ATGACGACGACCCCCATGCGGATCGTTCATTGTGTTCGCTCGCCGATTGGCGGAATTTTCCGTCATATCCGCGACCTGGCAACTTGCCAGGCAGAAGCGGGACATGATGTCGGATTGATCTGCGACAGCAGCACGGGCAGCGCTTTTGACAACCAGCAGCTGGAAGAGCTCAAGCCGAAACTTGCGCTCGGCCTCGCGCGCTTCCCGATGCAGCGTCAGCTGACCATTCAGGATCTGTCCGCAACGCTGGCGCTATACAGGCACATCCGGGACTTGAAGGCGGACATTCTGCATGGGCACGGCGCCAAGGGTGGCGCCTATGTCCGGCTGATCGGCAGCTTCCTGAAGCTCCGCGGCCAGAAGGTCAAACGCGTCTACTGCCCGCATGGCGGCAGTCTCCACTATGATCCCAACCGGTTTGAAGGCCGCGTCTACCATACGCTCGAGCGTATTCTGGGCCGCCTGACCGATGGGCTGATTTTTGTCTCCGATTACGAAGCCGCCGCTTACGAGAGCAAGGTCGGACATCCGCGTGCTCAATCCCGGATTGTCTACAATGGCCTGAAGCAGGAGGAATTCGCCCCTGTCGACGTCGCCGACAACGCTGGAGACTTTCTCTATATCGGCATGCTGCGCGATCTGAAGGGACCAGATCTCTTCATCGAGGCGCTCTACAATATCCGTCTCAAGACCGGCGAAGCGCCCAGAGCACACATTGTGGGTGAAGGACCGGATGAAGACCGCTACAGGAACATGGTCAACAAGCTCGGCCTCGAGCGGACGGTCACCTTTCATGGCGCCCTGCCCGCCCGCGAGGCCTTCAAGCTGGCCCGAAACGTCGTCATTCCCTCGCGTGCGGAGGCGATGCCCTACATCATTCTGGAAGCAGTGGCAGCAGAGCGGCCGCTCGTCGCCACCCGCGTCGGCGGCATTCCGGAGATTTTCGGCAAGTTTGCTCACAGGCTGATCGAGCCCGGCCATATCGGCAAACTGACCACCGCGATGGAAACCGCACTGGCCGACCCGGACAGGATGACCAACCAGGCGAAAGAGCTGCGCGGCTGCCTTGCCGAGACCTTTTCCGTCGACCTCATGAACGACCGCGTCACCACGCTCTATCAGGAACTCCAGGGCCTCGTTCCGGCCGACAGTTCCACACCGGTGAGCGCTGACAGCGCGTCAACCGTATCGCGTGCCCAGACAGCCTACGCAAGGTCGAGCAACCGTTAA
- a CDS encoding helix-turn-helix domain-containing protein: MSKIFENYTGDVTLELKKLAERPRILDQLEEVVQGQGFAGSADIPKLVYLVLLTGVFDRPSSLLIKGPSGAGKSYSLNMGRQFVPETAYEQFEGMTEKSLIYHTDLDLRNKHVIIGEAAGSADGNGNAFLRQLLSEGQIRYSTTQSTNEGLKGVTIEVEGPTGLIMTTTAGRIHAEDESRMISVSVTESPDQIRAALLAQAVGSQAPVEEINLQPWHDLYEVYRSAPKEVIIPYAGKIAEALPTSHDRIKRDFPQVLNLITAHALLHSCSRERTGNGVLIATRDDYDVVYGLVNDALSEGLEVTVSEPVRQVVEAVKDLAQKPSTSITVSQAEIVQHLGRDRAVISRNVGRAIELGYLTDETPGQGRTSSLRLGEVELPSNKVLPLPEELFAEEATSVPEMV, translated from the coding sequence TTGAGTAAAATTTTTGAAAACTATACAGGAGATGTAACACTAGAGCTAAAGAAGCTTGCGGAGCGACCTAGGATTCTGGATCAACTGGAAGAAGTTGTTCAGGGGCAGGGGTTTGCTGGATCGGCGGACATACCAAAACTGGTCTACTTGGTGCTCCTGACAGGAGTGTTCGACAGGCCAAGTTCGCTGCTGATCAAGGGGCCTTCTGGGGCTGGAAAGTCATATAGTCTGAACATGGGACGGCAATTTGTTCCTGAGACCGCTTACGAGCAATTCGAAGGAATGACCGAAAAATCCCTGATCTACCACACTGACTTGGACCTCAGAAATAAGCACGTGATCATCGGCGAGGCTGCGGGATCGGCAGATGGAAATGGGAACGCATTTCTCAGACAGCTGCTATCGGAAGGCCAAATCCGGTATTCCACCACCCAGAGCACCAATGAAGGTCTGAAGGGTGTAACAATCGAAGTCGAAGGTCCAACTGGTCTGATCATGACCACCACTGCGGGCAGGATACACGCTGAAGATGAAAGCCGGATGATCTCGGTGAGCGTCACAGAGTCCCCTGACCAAATAAGGGCGGCACTATTGGCCCAGGCAGTTGGTTCCCAGGCACCGGTGGAGGAGATCAATCTCCAACCTTGGCACGATCTGTACGAAGTGTACCGGTCGGCTCCAAAGGAGGTGATAATCCCCTACGCTGGCAAGATTGCAGAGGCGTTACCCACGTCACATGACAGGATCAAGCGGGATTTCCCACAGGTTCTGAATTTGATAACGGCACACGCACTATTGCACTCTTGCAGCCGAGAGCGAACGGGGAACGGAGTATTGATCGCCACCCGGGATGACTACGATGTGGTCTATGGTCTGGTGAACGATGCTCTCTCAGAGGGTCTTGAGGTCACGGTCTCGGAACCGGTTCGGCAGGTGGTTGAGGCGGTCAAGGATTTGGCCCAAAAGCCAAGTACATCAATCACCGTCAGTCAGGCGGAGATAGTCCAGCATCTGGGGAGAGACCGGGCCGTAATTTCCCGGAATGTCGGTAGGGCAATCGAGCTCGGATACCTAACGGATGAGACCCCCGGTCAAGGTCGGACATCATCCTTGAGGCTTGGGGAGGTGGAACTTCCCAGCAACAAAGTGTTGCCATTGCCAGAAGAGCTCTTCGCAGAAGAGGCAACATCAGTCCCAGAAATGGTCTGA
- a CDS encoding thymidylate synthase — MIFEGRYFDEILRNLYHELIQSTDTFKASKGRGQDLLAPKVVLKNPRSRISATANRGRLISALGEFCWYMRGAADLESIRFYLRDYPPKHKTGSLEEAYGPRLIGTGEFAHSVNQISRVTERLKRKPDTRRAVISIIETSDLSDDRSEAPCTVALQFIRRRGRLHAVSMMRSNDAFLGFPHDVFSFTFIQELIARSLGIQLGEYHHFATSLHLYEKDRSSIDRYLAEGYQNPTFEMPKMPSGCQNENLKRFLDVEEKIRNKEISHHNQIKLPEYWKDLSLIILRHADSKFKRGLTHLDENFSHISQNFYRGFFVRKPVMLHRETNEDLKQDRLDLGDLDDE; from the coding sequence ATGATTTTTGAAGGAAGATACTTTGATGAAATACTCAGGAATTTATACCACGAACTAATTCAAAGCACAGATACGTTTAAAGCAAGTAAGGGTAGAGGCCAAGACTTACTAGCGCCCAAGGTGGTATTAAAAAATCCTAGATCTCGAATCAGCGCTACAGCGAACCGAGGGCGCTTGATCTCAGCGCTTGGGGAGTTTTGTTGGTACATGCGTGGCGCAGCCGACCTGGAATCCATTAGATTTTATCTCAGGGATTATCCACCCAAACATAAGACGGGATCTCTAGAGGAAGCCTATGGACCACGTTTGATTGGCACAGGCGAGTTTGCACATTCTGTAAATCAGATTTCCAGGGTTACAGAGCGTCTCAAACGGAAGCCAGACACCCGCCGTGCCGTAATTTCCATTATTGAAACCTCAGACTTGTCGGATGATCGGTCCGAAGCGCCTTGCACCGTTGCACTTCAATTCATTAGAAGACGTGGGCGTCTGCACGCCGTTTCGATGATGCGATCAAATGATGCGTTCTTAGGTTTCCCTCACGACGTGTTTAGCTTCACTTTTATTCAAGAATTAATCGCACGTTCCCTTGGCATTCAACTTGGTGAATACCACCATTTCGCCACCAGCTTACACCTCTACGAGAAAGATAGATCCAGTATTGATAGGTATTTGGCTGAGGGATATCAAAATCCTACATTTGAAATGCCCAAAATGCCGAGTGGCTGTCAAAATGAAAACTTGAAACGGTTTCTTGATGTGGAAGAAAAAATTCGAAATAAAGAAATTTCTCATCACAATCAAATAAAGCTTCCTGAATACTGGAAAGATTTATCACTGATAATACTTCGACATGCTGACTCTAAATTCAAAAGAGGTCTAACTCATTTAGATGAAAACTTTTCCCATATATCACAAAACTTCTACAGAGGCTTCTTTGTGAGGAAACCTGTGATGCTTCATCGAGAAACAAATGAAGATCTAAAACAAGACCGGTTAGATTTGGGCGATTTAGATGATGAATAG